CCCCTGCCACTGGCAGCTGGCCTCGTCCACCTGCGGGCGAAGGCCTGCCGTGCCCCAGAGGCTGCCCGTGCAGTTGGCCGAGCACTGCAGCCGGTGGATGGTGCCGTGGCATTCGTACACGCGGGCCGGCGTGAAGCCCGCTTTCTGGAAATGCCCATCGACGTTGCTGGTGAAGACGAAGCTGCCCTGCGCCATGCGCTGGCTCCAGCCGTGCAGGATGCCGAAGCCGGCGTGGGGCGCGGTGGCGCGGTACAGCTTCAGCCGGTGGCCATAGAAGCCCCAGGCGGTGGCCGGGCGCTCCTGGAAGGCACGGGGTGATGCAATGCTCTCGAACGGCAGCCGGGCCTGGGCCAGCGCCGGATAGGCGCGCCAGAAACCCTCCTCGCCCCGAAAGTCGGGCAGGCCGGAGTCGATGCCCATGCCGGCGCCGGCGGCCACGACCATGCTGTGCGCGTTGCTAATCCAGTCGGCGGCCTGGGCCAGCTTGTCCTGCAGCAACAGATCCGGCCCTGCACAGGCCCCGTCCGTGATGCGCCAGTGCTGGCCTTGCTCATCCCAGTCCAGGATGTCGCCGCGCATGGCCGCGCGCAGCTGTCTGGCGTGCTGGTAGCCGATGCGCAGCGCGCGCTGCAGGGCGGCGATGCCGGGGTCGCGACGAAAAAGCACGCTCTGGCGGGCGCGCGGGTACAGCGGGTCGTCGCGACCGGTGGGGGGTGTGTCGGTGGCCATGGCTGCCATCATGCGCCGAGGGTGCGACAAGTTGTGTCGCAGGCCGGTAGGGATGGCGTTGGATGGCCAAATCGGCCTGCAACCCTTGCCAGGCAAGCGCTGACAGCTATCAAAAAAGGAGTTTCACAGCTCCAGCGTTTTCAGATACCCGCGGAAATACTCGCCCACTTGCGGATGCCGCAGCGCCAGCTCGACGGAGGCCTCCAGGAAACCTTCCTTGCTGCCGCAGTCGTAGCGCTTGCCGGTGTATTGATAGGCATAGACCGCTTCATGCTGGATCAGCCGGGCGATGGCATCGGTGAGCTGGATCTCGCCGCCCACGCCGCGTGGCTGGCTGCGGATCTCGTCGAAGATGCGCGGGTCAGCACATAGCGCCCGGCCACGCCCATGCGCGAGGGGGCTTTTTCCGGCGCGGGCTTTTCCACGATCTCCTCGACGCGCAAGAGCGGCCCGCCGGCGCCTTCGCCGCGCACGATGCCGTAGCGGCGCGTGTGCTCAGGGGGCACTTCCTGTACGGCGATCAAGGAGCGGCCCTGCTTTTCA
This portion of the Melaminivora jejuensis genome encodes:
- a CDS encoding Sir2 family NAD-dependent protein deacetylase, whose protein sequence is MATDTPPTGRDDPLYPRARQSVLFRRDPGIAALQRALRIGYQHARQLRAAMRGDILDWDEQGQHWRITDGACAGPDLLLQDKLAQAADWISNAHSMVVAAGAGMGIDSGLPDFRGEEGFWRAYPALAQARLPFESIASPRAFQERPATAWGFYGHRLKLYRATAPHAGFGILHGWSQRMAQGSFVFTSNVDGHFQKAGFTPARVYECHGTIHRLQCSANCTGSLWGTAGLRPQVDEASCQWQGPLPLCPHCGALARPNILMFEDWHWNHERSDQQRALLDRWLDQSPAPLVLEIGASNAIATVRHFTRRLQQRGSKLIRINPHEANIHNPQAIELALGARQALEGIAARLQGRDLSSHPGRPTP